One window of the Eucalyptus grandis isolate ANBG69807.140 chromosome 8, ASM1654582v1, whole genome shotgun sequence genome contains the following:
- the LOC104457348 gene encoding LOW QUALITY PROTEIN: glutathione S-transferase TCHQD (The sequence of the model RefSeq protein was modified relative to this genomic sequence to represent the inferred CDS: inserted 2 bases in 2 codons), which yields MQLYHHPYSLDSQKVRLALEEKGIDYTSFHMNPITGKNLRPSFFRMNPTAKLPVFQNGSHVIFDTIEIIQYIERNAVVSVNNDSIAFSSDEVIQWMHKIQEWXSKVFTLSHVPEKYRQAVSKFXRRVLIARMAESPDLASSYHRKLKEAYHTEEKLRDPEVVRRSKEHLIRLLDEIEDSLSKTYIAGEEFSMADRLSKTAYIAGEEFSMADVMFIPVLARLALLNLEDEYINSRPNMAKYWSLVQQRPSYKKVIGRYFGGWRKYRTLAKTWCFIWLRNTLKKY from the exons ATGCAACTGTATCATCACCCATATTCATTGGACAGCCAAAAGGTAAGGCTGGCTTTGGAAGAGAAGGGCATTGATTACACATCCTTCCATATGAATCCGATAACAGGCAAAAATTTGAGGCCTTCCTTCTTCAGAATGAACCCGACTGCAAAACTCCCCGTTTTCCAGAATGGTTCGCATGTCATCTTTGATACTATTGAAATCATTCA GTATATAGAGAGAAATGCAGTTGTCTCTGTTAATAATGATAGCATCGCCTTCAGCAGTGATGAGGTCATTCAATGGATGCATAAAATACAGGAGT AATCCAAAGTTTTCACATTATCCCACGTCCCTGAGAAGTATCGGCAAGCAGTGTCCAAGT TTAGGAGAGTCTTGATTGCTCGGATGGCCGAGTCACCTGACCTGGCAAGTTCCTACCACCGCAAGCTAAAAGAGGCATATCACACCGAAGAGAAGCTGAGAGACCCAGAGGTTGTAAGGCGGAGCAAGGAACATCTAATCAGACTTCTCGATGAAATTGAGGACAGTTTGAGCAAGACTTATATTGCAGGGGAAGAGTTCAGCATGGCAGACAGGTTGAGCAAGACGGCTTATATTGCAGGGGAAGAGTTCAGCATGGCAGACGTAATGTTCATTCCGGTGCTAGCTCGTTTGGCACTCTTGAATTTGGAAGACGAGTATATAAACAGTAGGCCAAACATGGCCAAATACTGGAGTTTGGTTCAACAAAGGCCTTCCTACAAAAAAGTGATAGGAAGATACTTTGGCGGCTGGAGGAAGTACAGGACCCTGGCTAAAACTTGGTGCTTCATTTGGCTGAGGAACACGCTGAAGAAGTATTAA